The Mycolicibacterium smegmatis genome has a window encoding:
- a CDS encoding TetR/AcrR family transcriptional regulator: MTRRRSTAPSKGDRRREAVLDAAEALLSTTGYHAMTIADIADGAGITRGALYFYFGSKQEVITALFARCVEVLHEKSRAAAADAASGAAAIDMAMERTEALWREHGVVMRTAIDLASTVEELDRLWADTADLFIDAIRAILENMGVPAGSGVDESSSLAKTLCWMIERNFYQASRISNAELAKASRTCAEIWRRAARSA, from the coding sequence TTGACCCGACGGAGATCGACCGCGCCGAGCAAAGGCGACCGGCGACGCGAAGCGGTGTTGGACGCGGCCGAGGCTCTCCTGAGCACGACGGGTTATCACGCGATGACGATCGCGGATATTGCCGACGGCGCGGGCATCACCCGCGGTGCGCTCTACTTCTACTTCGGCTCGAAGCAGGAGGTCATCACAGCTCTGTTTGCGCGCTGCGTCGAAGTGCTGCACGAGAAGTCCCGAGCAGCGGCCGCTGACGCCGCCAGCGGGGCCGCCGCCATCGATATGGCGATGGAGCGCACGGAGGCGCTGTGGCGCGAGCACGGCGTGGTGATGCGCACGGCGATCGATCTCGCTTCCACCGTCGAGGAGCTCGACAGGCTGTGGGCCGATACCGCCGATCTGTTCATCGACGCCATCAGGGCGATCTTGGAGAACATGGGAGTGCCGGCAGGTTCAGGCGTGGACGAATCCTCGTCGCTCGCCAAAACGTTGTGCTGGATGATCGAACGGAACTTCTATCAGGCCTCACGGATTTCGAACGCAGAACTGGCGAAGGCGAGTCGGACCTGTGCCGAGATCTGGCGGCGGGCTGCGCGCAGCGCATGA
- a CDS encoding class I adenylate-forming enzyme family protein encodes MTEAVPRNLSDLLRRSASAHPDSVFAFPDQRYTYAEMDVRVDDFVRMLRRAGVQAGDHVGLWMPASLDMIAAIVACARAGAVTVAINDRFRTDELSYVIAHSDLAAVITIAPNQHSDRPAELLSAIPGLAEAPGPDLALTATPRLRRIIVLADDGYSPPARAFTHQSAVGLPTTHPRERTSRHGVDQEEPAPGGEVAYLMYTSGTSASPKACMIAHVAVVAQGTSLAFDRYLLDETSVFWCPLPLFHTAGLATLTACITAGASFVHAGVFDPAQSLRAMVEERVTHAIPCFETIWMRILDHPDFAVADLSSLRVLMNTGGEDLLRKLQARVPHAIQLANYGITEGSGHVAMTTVADPLDVRVCTGGKPLPGMEARIVDLDTREPVAPNVLGEIQFRGESRFLGYYRDEEANAACIDAEGWFTSGDLGVLDEAGRLTFKGRIKDMLKVGGENVSALEVESYLLRHPAVAVVAVVGAPDAYYGEVPVAYIQLTREHKLTEADVIDFCLDRIATYKVPRYVRFVDEWPMSGTKIRKVELRERIRTELTAGGITQAPRLQSRRARSVVQHSSE; translated from the coding sequence ATGACAGAAGCGGTCCCGCGTAACCTCAGCGACCTGCTGCGCCGCAGCGCCTCGGCACATCCCGATTCGGTGTTCGCCTTTCCCGACCAGCGATACACCTACGCAGAGATGGATGTTCGCGTCGACGACTTCGTCCGGATGTTGCGCCGAGCCGGTGTACAGGCCGGTGACCATGTCGGGTTGTGGATGCCCGCATCGCTCGACATGATCGCCGCCATCGTCGCCTGTGCCCGTGCCGGCGCAGTCACCGTCGCGATCAACGATCGTTTCCGCACCGACGAACTGAGTTACGTGATCGCCCACAGCGATCTCGCAGCAGTCATCACGATTGCGCCCAACCAGCACTCCGACCGGCCGGCCGAACTGCTGAGTGCGATTCCGGGCCTCGCCGAAGCGCCGGGTCCGGACCTCGCGTTGACCGCCACGCCCCGTCTGCGACGCATCATCGTCCTCGCCGACGACGGATACTCACCGCCGGCCCGGGCCTTCACCCATCAGAGCGCCGTCGGCCTGCCGACGACCCACCCGAGGGAACGGACCAGCCGGCACGGCGTCGACCAGGAAGAACCCGCACCCGGCGGCGAGGTCGCGTATCTCATGTATACGTCGGGTACCTCGGCATCGCCCAAAGCGTGCATGATCGCCCACGTGGCTGTTGTCGCGCAGGGAACGTCGCTCGCGTTCGACCGCTACCTGCTCGACGAGACGTCTGTGTTCTGGTGCCCGCTACCCCTCTTCCACACCGCGGGACTGGCCACCCTCACCGCTTGCATCACCGCAGGCGCATCTTTCGTCCATGCCGGTGTCTTCGACCCCGCGCAATCGCTACGTGCGATGGTCGAGGAGCGGGTCACCCACGCGATCCCGTGTTTCGAGACCATCTGGATGCGCATACTCGACCACCCCGACTTCGCCGTGGCCGACCTGTCCTCGCTGCGGGTGTTGATGAACACCGGTGGCGAAGACCTTCTGCGCAAGCTGCAGGCCCGCGTTCCCCACGCGATTCAACTCGCCAACTACGGGATCACCGAGGGGAGTGGTCATGTCGCGATGACCACGGTTGCCGACCCGCTCGACGTCCGGGTGTGCACCGGCGGGAAACCTCTGCCGGGTATGGAGGCCCGCATCGTCGATCTCGACACCCGAGAGCCCGTCGCACCCAACGTCCTCGGAGAGATCCAATTTCGCGGTGAGTCCCGCTTCCTCGGTTACTACCGCGACGAGGAAGCCAACGCGGCGTGCATCGACGCCGAAGGATGGTTCACATCAGGTGATCTCGGCGTCCTCGACGAGGCAGGCCGGCTCACCTTCAAGGGCCGGATCAAGGACATGCTGAAAGTCGGTGGGGAGAACGTCTCCGCGCTGGAGGTCGAGTCCTATCTGCTCCGGCATCCCGCCGTAGCGGTCGTCGCCGTCGTGGGCGCACCTGACGCCTACTATGGCGAAGTTCCGGTTGCCTACATCCAGCTGACGCGCGAACACAAACTGACAGAAGCCGACGTCATCGACTTCTGCCTCGATCGGATCGCCACGTACAAGGTGCCGCGCTACGTACGCTTCGTCGACGAATGGCCCATGTCGGGAACCAAGATTCGCAAGGTCGAGTTGCGCGAGCGCATCCGTACCGAGCTCACCGCCGGCGGTATCACGCAGGCACCTCGCTTGCAGAGTCGACGCGCGCGAAGCGTCGTCCAGCACTCATCCGAATGA
- a CDS encoding bis(5'-nucleosyl)-tetraphosphatase: MTGWARREPVTLAGHSWGVYPLTGAAILLGAELIREVVYVNAVVPERGVAMRDKNPAMASIIDAQLESSQSISASPSDVAAQMMQDESPVATTRRQAICPGDVAEPRCSA; this comes from the coding sequence GTGACCGGGTGGGCCCGCCGCGAACCCGTCACGCTGGCGGGCCACAGCTGGGGTGTATACCCGCTGACCGGAGCCGCGATCCTCCTCGGCGCCGAGCTGATTCGAGAAGTCGTATACGTCAACGCCGTCGTGCCCGAACGTGGCGTCGCCATGCGCGACAAGAACCCAGCGATGGCGTCAATCATCGACGCTCAGCTCGAAAGCAGCCAGTCGATCTCGGCCTCACCGAGTGACGTCGCCGCCCAGATGATGCAGGACGAGTCACCAGTCGCCACTACTCGAAGGCAAGCAATTTGCCCAGGCGACGTTGCTGAGCCCCGGTGCAGCGCGTGA
- the hydA gene encoding dihydropyrimidinase — MVTTLIRGGTVVSATGRQSIDVLIDGATIAALIEPGAAPFGDGLAERVDNVVDATGKYVIPGGVDAHTHMQMPFGGTTASDTFETGTRAAALGGTTTIVDFAIQTPGEHVQDTLQAWHEKAAGNCAIDYGFHQIIGDVNTESLAAMGELIDEGVTSFKLFMAYPGVYYSTDGQILRAMQKCAEIGGLMMMHAENGIAIDELVAQHLGRGETGPYFHGVSRPWQLEEEATHRAIMLADVTGAPLYVVHVSAHQALEQIATARGAGGNVFAETCPQYLYLSLEEQLGAGGFEGAKWVCSTPLRARSEGHQDQLWRYIRTGDVAGVATDHCPFCMVGQKELGIGNFSKIPNGIGGVEHRMDLMFQGVVDGRISLERWVEVCATTPARMFGLYPRKGVISPGADADVVIYDPAGHTSIGVGKTHHMNMDHSAWEGFEIDGAVTAVWSRGKKVVEDRRYLGAKTDGRFVRRELSQNLI; from the coding sequence ATGGTTACCACCCTGATCCGGGGCGGCACCGTGGTTTCGGCGACGGGGCGCCAGTCGATCGACGTGCTGATCGACGGGGCCACCATCGCGGCCCTGATCGAGCCCGGTGCCGCGCCGTTCGGTGATGGGCTCGCCGAACGTGTCGACAACGTCGTCGACGCCACCGGCAAGTACGTGATCCCCGGCGGCGTTGACGCCCACACCCACATGCAGATGCCGTTCGGTGGCACCACCGCGTCGGACACGTTCGAAACCGGCACGCGCGCAGCCGCACTGGGCGGCACCACCACCATCGTCGATTTCGCGATCCAGACCCCAGGCGAACATGTTCAGGACACTCTGCAGGCGTGGCACGAGAAAGCGGCAGGGAACTGCGCGATCGATTACGGATTCCACCAGATCATCGGTGACGTCAACACCGAATCACTCGCGGCGATGGGCGAGCTGATCGACGAAGGGGTCACGAGCTTCAAGCTGTTCATGGCTTACCCGGGCGTCTACTACTCCACCGACGGGCAGATCTTGCGGGCGATGCAGAAGTGCGCGGAGATCGGCGGGCTGATGATGATGCACGCCGAGAACGGCATCGCGATCGACGAGTTGGTGGCTCAGCACCTGGGTCGCGGCGAGACGGGCCCCTACTTCCACGGGGTCTCGCGGCCCTGGCAGCTCGAGGAGGAGGCCACTCACCGGGCAATCATGCTCGCCGACGTGACCGGTGCGCCGTTGTACGTCGTCCATGTTTCGGCACACCAGGCACTCGAACAGATCGCCACCGCGCGGGGCGCCGGCGGGAATGTGTTCGCCGAGACCTGCCCGCAATACCTGTACCTGTCGTTGGAGGAACAGCTCGGCGCCGGAGGTTTCGAGGGCGCCAAGTGGGTGTGCTCCACACCGTTGCGTGCCCGCTCCGAAGGCCACCAGGACCAGTTGTGGCGCTATATCCGCACCGGCGACGTCGCGGGTGTGGCCACCGACCACTGCCCGTTCTGCATGGTCGGCCAGAAGGAACTGGGTATCGGCAATTTCTCGAAAATCCCCAACGGCATCGGCGGTGTCGAGCACCGCATGGATCTGATGTTCCAAGGTGTCGTCGACGGGCGAATCAGCCTCGAACGGTGGGTGGAGGTCTGCGCGACCACCCCGGCGCGCATGTTCGGCCTGTACCCCCGCAAAGGTGTCATCTCGCCAGGGGCCGACGCTGACGTGGTGATCTACGACCCCGCCGGGCACACCAGTATCGGCGTCGGCAAGACCCACCACATGAACATGGACCACTCGGCCTGGGAGGGCTTCGAGATAGACGGCGCCGTGACGGCCGTGTGGTCGCGCGGAAAGAAGGTCGTCGAGGACAGGCGCTACCTGGGAGCCAAGACCGACGGTCGATTCGTGCGCCGCGAACTTTCCCAGAATCTCATCTGA
- a CDS encoding enoyl-CoA hydratase/isomerase family protein, with product MTKSTVLLAITRGVGWLRLNRADKRNALSQQLISDLNAALDQIENDPSCRVIVVTGMGPAFSAGGDLREFKQFLDRGDREGLVRFVDHTAKTLSRLEDSPRPVIAAVNGVAVAGGMELLLCCDIVLAADTALIGDGHARYGVLPGAGGVARLVNKVPPNIAARLLLSGELLPAGHRHLTGLVDEVVPHDELIGVAGELAAHIADLSPLALAHMKRTAHSARNQPVSVGLGLELTTFGDYIGSCDFAEGMSAFSEHRAPVFTGQ from the coding sequence GTGACGAAATCCACGGTGTTGCTCGCCATCACACGAGGGGTCGGCTGGCTGCGGCTCAACCGTGCCGACAAACGGAACGCGTTGTCACAACAGCTCATCTCCGACCTGAATGCTGCGCTCGACCAGATCGAGAACGACCCGTCGTGTCGTGTGATCGTCGTGACCGGCATGGGCCCGGCGTTCAGCGCGGGTGGCGATCTGCGGGAGTTCAAGCAGTTCCTCGACCGCGGTGATCGAGAGGGACTCGTGCGGTTCGTCGACCACACCGCGAAAACCCTGAGCCGGCTGGAAGACAGTCCGAGGCCGGTGATCGCCGCCGTCAACGGGGTGGCCGTCGCAGGCGGTATGGAACTGCTGCTGTGCTGCGACATCGTACTGGCGGCCGACACCGCGCTCATCGGAGACGGCCACGCCCGGTACGGCGTCCTCCCCGGCGCCGGGGGAGTCGCTCGCTTGGTCAACAAGGTCCCGCCCAACATCGCCGCGCGGTTGCTACTCAGCGGTGAGTTGCTGCCCGCAGGCCACCGACACCTCACCGGACTCGTCGACGAAGTCGTCCCGCACGACGAACTCATCGGCGTCGCAGGCGAACTTGCGGCGCACATTGCCGACCTCAGTCCCTTGGCCTTGGCCCACATGAAACGCACCGCTCACAGCGCCAGGAACCAACCGGTGTCTGTCGGACTCGGGCTCGAACTCACGACCTTCGGGGACTACATCGGGTCCTGTGACTTTGCCGAAGGGATGTCGGCATTCAGCGAACACCGAGCACCGGTATTCACCGGGCAGTGA
- a CDS encoding dihydrolipoyl dehydrogenase family protein: MKEPDSTALTPSGAETAETYDVVVIGGGPVGINAADRAHAEGLSVALVERELVGGECNFWGCVPSKSLLRPVLAVADARRVDGAREAVVGAIDSKGVFARRDRYVTNWDDTPVAEAVATMGPRLVRGHATLDGARKVCVSTDEHNVLTLNARHAVVICTGSTAALPHLPGLAEIEPWTNRRATDSSTVPDRLAVVGGGGVGVEMATAWRGLGANVTLLARTDTLLPRMEPFVGEHVRLGLAEAGVDVRTGVSVTAVHRPRPNGPVQVSLDSGEQIEVDQILFATGRTPNTTHIGLETVGLPPGTWLDVDDTCSVRGVEGQWLYALGDVNRRALLTHQGKYQARIAGAVIGARARGHTVDTAPWSAHAATANNLAVPQAFFTDPEAGSVGLTADEARRRGHRIYIVDVDMGTVPGANFYADGYRGAARIVVDEDHRYLLGVTMVGPGVVEMLHAATIAVAGQVPIERLWHAVPCFPTVSEVWLKLLEGYRDRHATD, translated from the coding sequence GTGAAAGAGCCAGATTCAACCGCGCTGACCCCCAGCGGGGCGGAGACTGCCGAAACATACGACGTCGTCGTCATCGGTGGCGGGCCGGTCGGCATCAATGCCGCGGACCGCGCCCACGCCGAAGGCCTGTCGGTGGCACTGGTCGAGCGTGAACTCGTCGGCGGGGAGTGCAACTTCTGGGGATGCGTGCCAAGCAAGTCCTTGCTGCGACCGGTGCTGGCGGTTGCCGATGCGCGCCGCGTTGACGGCGCGCGTGAAGCGGTCGTCGGCGCAATCGATTCCAAAGGAGTCTTCGCGCGGCGCGACCGATACGTCACCAACTGGGACGACACCCCGGTCGCAGAAGCGGTCGCCACCATGGGGCCTCGGCTGGTGCGTGGGCACGCCACACTCGACGGCGCACGCAAGGTGTGTGTGAGCACCGACGAGCACAACGTTCTGACCCTCAATGCCCGCCACGCGGTGGTGATCTGCACCGGCAGCACCGCCGCACTTCCACACCTGCCGGGCCTGGCCGAGATCGAACCGTGGACGAACCGCAGGGCCACCGACAGCAGCACCGTGCCGGACCGACTGGCGGTTGTCGGCGGCGGGGGTGTCGGAGTGGAGATGGCCACGGCCTGGCGCGGGCTGGGTGCGAACGTGACGCTGCTGGCACGCACCGACACGCTGCTGCCCCGCATGGAGCCGTTCGTCGGTGAGCACGTGCGTCTCGGGTTGGCCGAAGCGGGCGTGGACGTACGAACGGGCGTTTCGGTCACCGCAGTGCACCGCCCACGGCCCAACGGTCCGGTACAGGTCAGCCTCGACAGCGGAGAACAGATCGAGGTCGACCAGATCCTCTTCGCGACCGGCCGTACACCCAACACCACCCACATCGGGTTGGAGACCGTCGGCCTACCGCCGGGAACCTGGCTGGATGTCGACGACACCTGTTCGGTGCGTGGGGTCGAGGGGCAGTGGCTCTATGCACTCGGTGATGTCAACCGCCGTGCCCTGCTGACGCATCAAGGCAAGTACCAAGCCCGCATTGCCGGTGCCGTGATCGGCGCCCGGGCCCGCGGCCACACCGTGGACACAGCCCCATGGAGTGCACATGCCGCAACTGCGAACAATCTGGCCGTGCCACAGGCGTTCTTCACCGATCCTGAGGCCGGTTCGGTGGGACTGACCGCCGACGAAGCCAGACGGCGTGGACACCGGATCTACATCGTCGATGTCGACATGGGGACGGTACCGGGCGCGAACTTCTATGCAGACGGGTACCGCGGTGCCGCTCGCATCGTTGTCGACGAAGACCACCGGTACCTGTTGGGCGTGACCATGGTCGGGCCAGGAGTCGTCGAGATGTTGCACGCCGCCACGATCGCAGTCGCCGGGCAGGTACCCATCGAGCGGCTCTGGCACGCCGTGCCGTGTTTTCCGACCGTCAGCGAGGTATGGCTCAAACTTCTTGAGGGATATCGTGATCGACACGCCACGGACTGA
- a CDS encoding TIGR03842 family LLM class F420-dependent oxidoreductase, which translates to MDFGVVLQCNPPASRVVSLAAEAEDRGFSHVWTFDSHVLWQEPYVIYSQILAATRNVIVGPMVTNPLTRDDTVTASTFATLNSMFGNRTVCGIGRGDSAVRVISGKPSTVTHLRESIEVIRALGNGGSATINGATVQFPWAARSRLPVYGAGYGPKVLDLIGRHADGFILQLADPAIVQWTVGRVRKAAEQAGRDPRDVTIVVASPAYVGDNLAHQRDQCRWFGGMVGNHVADLVDRYGGDGTQVPAALTDYIRDRQGYDYNEHGRAGNAHTEFVPDEIVDRFCVLGPAEDHVRRLRELADLGVDQFAVYLQHDGKDETLAQYGEAVIPALQPTVAARS; encoded by the coding sequence ATGGATTTCGGCGTTGTGCTGCAATGCAATCCACCAGCATCCCGGGTCGTGTCGCTGGCTGCGGAGGCTGAGGACCGTGGCTTTTCGCACGTGTGGACCTTTGATTCGCACGTGTTGTGGCAGGAGCCGTACGTCATCTACAGCCAGATCCTCGCCGCCACCCGCAACGTGATCGTCGGGCCGATGGTCACCAACCCGTTGACCCGGGACGACACCGTCACGGCGTCGACGTTCGCGACGCTGAACTCGATGTTCGGCAACCGCACCGTATGCGGCATCGGGCGCGGGGATTCGGCGGTTCGGGTGATCTCCGGCAAACCCTCTACCGTCACCCATCTACGGGAGAGCATCGAGGTGATCCGGGCGCTGGGCAACGGCGGCAGCGCCACGATCAACGGGGCGACCGTGCAGTTCCCATGGGCAGCCCGGTCGAGATTGCCGGTATACGGAGCCGGCTACGGGCCGAAGGTGCTCGACCTGATCGGCAGGCACGCCGACGGTTTCATACTCCAACTCGCCGATCCCGCAATCGTCCAATGGACAGTGGGACGCGTACGAAAGGCAGCGGAGCAGGCGGGCCGCGATCCCCGTGATGTGACGATCGTGGTGGCCTCACCGGCCTACGTCGGCGACAACCTGGCCCACCAGCGCGACCAATGCCGATGGTTCGGCGGAATGGTGGGCAACCATGTGGCCGATCTGGTCGACCGCTACGGCGGTGACGGTACACAGGTGCCGGCGGCGTTGACCGATTACATCCGCGACCGGCAAGGTTATGACTACAACGAACACGGCCGCGCGGGCAACGCCCACACCGAGTTCGTGCCCGACGAGATCGTGGACCGATTCTGTGTGCTCGGCCCGGCCGAGGACCACGTGCGGCGGCTGCGTGAGCTCGCCGACCTCGGAGTCGACCAGTTCGCAGTGTATCTACAGCACGACGGAAAGGACGAGACATTGGCTCAGTACGGCGAGGCCGTCATTCCGGCGCTCCAGCCCACCGTGGCGGCTCGCTCATGA
- a CDS encoding nucleotidyltransferase domain-containing protein, whose amino-acid sequence MDVVAELVPRLVELPGVVSVVLGGSRATNTHRPDSDWDLSVYYRGSFDAALLARLGYPGHAAQPGEWGRIVNGGAWLSVSGQPVDVLLRDLDVIERWWDDAQVGRFDIENVEGHLAGLPTYVPIGEIALARRLSGQLPDVSFPQALRESAELRWRWNAGFSLVFARHYATTADRTACMGMLARAAMQTAHGILASRGQWALNEKRLIDRAGLSAAHQIIGTASTDAPAAVDQMHTLLDPPSLTELDAHHPG is encoded by the coding sequence ATGGACGTGGTCGCAGAACTGGTGCCGCGGCTGGTCGAGCTGCCCGGTGTGGTCTCGGTGGTGCTTGGAGGCAGTCGCGCTACGAACACCCATCGCCCGGACAGCGACTGGGATCTCAGCGTCTACTACCGTGGTTCGTTCGACGCGGCATTGCTGGCACGTCTTGGTTATCCCGGACATGCGGCGCAGCCCGGTGAGTGGGGTCGCATCGTCAACGGCGGTGCCTGGCTGTCGGTGTCGGGCCAACCGGTGGACGTGCTGTTGCGTGACCTCGACGTCATCGAGCGGTGGTGGGACGACGCCCAGGTTGGGCGGTTCGACATCGAGAATGTCGAAGGGCACCTGGCGGGCCTTCCGACCTATGTCCCGATCGGTGAAATTGCCCTCGCCCGGCGGCTTTCCGGTCAACTGCCGGACGTATCGTTTCCACAGGCGCTGCGGGAATCCGCTGAACTCCGGTGGCGCTGGAATGCGGGGTTCTCTCTGGTCTTCGCGCGCCACTACGCCACCACCGCGGACCGCACGGCATGCATGGGCATGCTGGCGCGGGCCGCGATGCAGACCGCCCACGGTATCTTGGCCTCACGCGGGCAGTGGGCATTGAACGAGAAACGTCTCATCGACCGGGCGGGTCTCAGTGCGGCACATCAGATCATCGGGACCGCATCGACGGACGCGCCTGCGGCGGTCGATCAGATGCACACGCTGCTGGACCCTCCGTCTCTCACCGAACTCGACGCGCACCACCCGGGGTAG
- a CDS encoding pyrimidine permease RutG, with translation MSIFDWQVKSGDSVVAPHERLSWPRTTGIGLQHVVAMFGATFLVPVLTGFPPATTLLFSGLGTILFLIITQNRLPSYLGSSFAIIAPTIAASTSHGPSGALGGIVIVGALLILIGAVVHFAGIGWIESLMPPVVTGSIVALVGFNLAPAAKANFEEDAVTAAVVLVLLLLSLVVFRGLLGRLAIFTSVVIGYFVALARGKVDTSAIGAADWVGLPEFTTPTFHLSVLPMFIPVVMVLVVENIGHVKSITAMTGIDNNSRVGRALAADGLATVLAGSGGGSATTTYAENIGVMAATKVYSTAAYWIAGLAAILLGLSPKVGAVIASIPPGVLGGVTVALYGLVGILGVHIWVTNKVDFSKPINQFTAAIALVIGIADFTWKMGDLAFGGIALGAIGAVVVYHVMRMIGQWRGTVIIDGPASDDAAAQDLTAGQKVAL, from the coding sequence GGTCGCCATGTTCGGTGCGACCTTCCTGGTGCCGGTTCTCACCGGTTTCCCGCCGGCCACCACACTGTTGTTTTCGGGTCTCGGCACGATCCTCTTCCTGATCATCACGCAGAACCGCTTGCCCAGCTATCTGGGGTCGAGCTTCGCGATCATCGCGCCCACCATCGCCGCGTCGACGTCGCACGGCCCATCAGGTGCGCTCGGTGGCATCGTCATCGTGGGCGCACTGCTCATCCTCATCGGCGCCGTGGTGCACTTCGCCGGTATCGGCTGGATCGAATCGTTGATGCCGCCGGTGGTGACCGGATCGATCGTGGCGCTCGTCGGGTTCAACCTGGCCCCAGCCGCCAAGGCCAACTTCGAAGAAGACGCTGTCACCGCCGCGGTCGTGCTGGTGCTCTTGCTGTTGTCACTGGTGGTGTTTCGGGGTCTGCTCGGACGGTTGGCGATCTTCACCAGCGTGGTGATCGGTTACTTCGTGGCACTGGCCCGCGGCAAGGTCGACACCAGCGCTATCGGCGCCGCGGACTGGGTCGGTCTGCCCGAGTTCACCACCCCCACCTTCCATCTGTCGGTGCTGCCGATGTTCATCCCGGTGGTGATGGTGCTGGTCGTCGAGAACATCGGCCACGTCAAGTCGATCACGGCGATGACCGGCATCGACAACAACAGCCGAGTGGGTCGCGCGCTGGCCGCCGACGGACTGGCGACGGTTCTGGCAGGTAGCGGCGGCGGTTCGGCCACCACCACGTATGCCGAGAACATCGGCGTGATGGCCGCGACCAAGGTGTACTCGACCGCGGCCTACTGGATCGCGGGCCTGGCGGCGATCCTGCTCGGCCTCTCCCCCAAGGTTGGCGCAGTGATTGCCTCCATCCCACCCGGTGTCCTCGGTGGTGTCACCGTCGCGCTCTACGGCCTGGTCGGGATCCTCGGCGTGCACATCTGGGTGACCAACAAGGTCGACTTCTCCAAGCCCATCAACCAGTTCACCGCCGCCATCGCCCTGGTGATCGGAATCGCCGACTTCACCTGGAAGATGGGCGATCTCGCCTTCGGCGGTATCGCGCTGGGCGCGATCGGCGCGGTGGTCGTCTACCACGTGATGCGGATGATCGGGCAGTGGCGCGGCACCGTGATCATCGATGGTCCGGCGTCTGATGACGCGGCAGCGCAAGATCTCACGGCGGGTCAGAAGGTGGCGCTCTGA
- a CDS encoding M20 family metallo-hydrolase, with translation MTADTVRVPPNPVSDNAFLADFAAMSTFGATPAGGVERQAGTTADGENRRWLAAWLAERGFEVRYDRIGNMFGLYELVPGAPYVLAGSHLDSQPRGGRYDGAYGVLAAAHAATRLLDHFRANPGAARYNIAVVNWFNEEGSRFKPSMQGSGVFTGKLALQEALDTTDVDGVSVAEALGALDMLGERDVFTVGDHHTAGGVQVASYAEIHIEQGRELDKAGVPIGIVPSTWGANKYEISVVGAQSHTGATAIADRQDALLGAAKVVVALRELADSYGEDLHTSCGQLTVYPNSPVVVAREVHMHLDLRSPSDQLLDEADARLNRTLAEIEVAADVRIERRFAHTWKGHTYTPEGVTLAEAAIEALELSSMHVRTRAGHDSTNMKDVVPTVMLFIPSVDGVSHAENEFTHDKDLTTGVDVLTETMARMVEGDL, from the coding sequence ATGACGGCCGACACAGTGCGCGTGCCACCGAACCCGGTGTCCGACAATGCTTTCCTGGCCGACTTCGCGGCCATGTCGACCTTCGGAGCGACACCCGCGGGAGGTGTGGAACGACAGGCGGGCACCACTGCCGACGGTGAGAACCGGCGCTGGCTTGCCGCCTGGCTGGCCGAGCGCGGTTTCGAGGTGCGCTATGACCGCATCGGCAACATGTTCGGCCTGTACGAACTGGTGCCCGGCGCTCCCTATGTGCTGGCCGGTTCGCACCTGGACAGTCAACCGCGCGGCGGCCGTTATGACGGTGCGTACGGGGTCTTGGCCGCCGCGCACGCCGCCACCAGGCTGCTCGACCATTTCCGCGCGAACCCGGGTGCCGCGCGATACAACATCGCAGTCGTGAACTGGTTCAACGAAGAAGGGTCGCGGTTCAAACCCTCGATGCAGGGCAGCGGGGTGTTCACCGGCAAGCTCGCGCTGCAGGAGGCATTGGACACCACCGATGTCGACGGCGTGAGCGTGGCCGAGGCGCTCGGTGCACTCGACATGCTTGGCGAGCGCGACGTCTTCACCGTCGGCGACCACCACACCGCAGGCGGCGTGCAGGTCGCGTCATACGCCGAGATCCACATCGAGCAGGGCCGCGAACTCGACAAGGCCGGGGTGCCGATCGGCATCGTGCCCTCGACGTGGGGCGCCAACAAGTACGAGATCTCCGTCGTGGGCGCACAGTCGCACACCGGCGCCACAGCGATCGCCGACCGTCAGGATGCATTGTTGGGTGCGGCGAAAGTCGTTGTCGCTCTGCGCGAGCTGGCCGACTCCTACGGCGAGGATCTACACACGTCCTGCGGGCAGTTGACCGTTTACCCGAACTCACCGGTGGTCGTCGCCCGGGAGGTCCACATGCACCTCGACCTACGCTCACCGTCGGACCAGCTTCTCGATGAGGCCGACGCGCGGCTCAACCGGACACTCGCCGAGATCGAAGTTGCCGCTGACGTGCGCATCGAACGTCGTTTCGCTCATACCTGGAAGGGACACACCTACACTCCCGAGGGCGTCACACTGGCCGAGGCCGCGATCGAGGCACTGGAACTGAGCTCGATGCACGTGCGCACGCGCGCCGGCCACGACTCCACGAACATGAAGGACGTCGTTCCGACGGTGATGCTGTTCATCCCCAGCGTCGACGGGGTCTCACACGCGGAGAACGAGTTCACCCACGACAAGGACCTGACCACCGGTGTGGATGTGCTCACCGAGACCATGGCACGCATGGTGGAGGGTGATCTGTGA